In one window of Nesterenkonia sandarakina DNA:
- a CDS encoding bifunctional (p)ppGpp synthetase/guanosine-3',5'-bis(diphosphate) 3'-pyrophosphohydrolase: MVRRARAVGVVSDEASSSPLLEPLLRAMRANDSQQDFPLVQRAFEVANHHHRDQKRKSGDPYITHPVAVATILAELGLTGSTLAAALLHDTVEDTAYSLEQLTEEFGTEIALLVDGVTKLDKLKFGDAAQAETVRKMVLAMAKDIRVLMIKLADRLHNARTWRYVAAESSARKAKETLEIFSPLAHRLGMNTIKWELEDLSFAALYPKVYEEIVRLVGDRTPQREKFLAEVRETIADDLNDAAISATITGRPKHYYSIYQKMIVRGKEFDDIHDLMGVRVLVDTIRDCYAVLGALHARWNPLPGRFKDYIAMPKYNMYQSLHTTVLGPAGKPVEIQIRTHEMHRRAEYGVAAHWKYKQDFSATAPASAVDQPTGGSLAGTATQQSQATEDIGWLRSLVDWQSETKDPDEFLDSLRFEINAKEVFVYTPKGEVMALPAGSTPVDFAYAIHTDVGHKTIGARVNGKLVPLNSELQHGDWVEIFTSKSETAGPSNDWLQFVKSPRARNKIRHWFSKERREESIERGKESLTKAIRKSQLPLQKVMNPEVLDTVAKQLHYTEVAGLYAGVGEEHVSTQNVIEHLTALFEPEEEESEEHDTTPITSPGTPANQYSDAGVIVRGAGNVLVKLARCCTPVPPDEIEGFVTRGQGVSVHRADCRNVQQLREQPGRLVEVEWAPTKSSVFLVEIQVEALDRKSLLSDVTRILAESQVNILSASVQTSRDRVAISRFSFEMGDPRYLNHVLNSVRRIDGVYDVYRTVGKRREH; this comes from the coding sequence GTGGTCCGACGAGCTCGCGCCGTCGGCGTGGTCAGTGACGAGGCATCGTCTTCACCGCTGCTCGAGCCGCTGTTGCGCGCCATGCGGGCCAATGACTCCCAGCAGGACTTCCCCCTGGTCCAGCGCGCCTTCGAGGTCGCAAATCATCACCACCGGGACCAGAAGCGCAAGAGCGGTGACCCCTACATCACCCACCCGGTGGCCGTGGCCACCATCCTCGCCGAGCTCGGCCTCACCGGCTCCACGCTGGCCGCCGCGCTGCTGCACGACACCGTGGAGGACACCGCCTACTCCCTGGAGCAGCTGACCGAGGAGTTTGGCACCGAGATCGCGCTGCTCGTCGATGGCGTCACCAAGCTGGACAAGCTCAAGTTCGGCGATGCCGCTCAGGCCGAGACCGTGCGCAAGATGGTCCTGGCCATGGCCAAGGACATCCGCGTGCTGATGATCAAGCTCGCGGACCGGCTGCACAACGCGCGCACCTGGCGGTATGTGGCCGCGGAGTCCAGTGCCCGGAAGGCGAAGGAGACCCTGGAGATTTTCTCCCCGCTGGCCCATCGGCTCGGGATGAACACCATCAAATGGGAGCTCGAAGACCTCTCCTTCGCAGCCTTGTACCCCAAGGTGTATGAAGAGATCGTCCGGCTTGTGGGGGACCGCACGCCGCAGCGCGAGAAGTTCCTCGCCGAGGTGCGCGAGACCATCGCCGATGACCTCAACGACGCCGCCATCTCCGCCACCATCACGGGTCGCCCCAAGCACTACTACTCGATCTATCAGAAGATGATCGTGCGGGGCAAGGAATTCGACGACATCCACGACCTGATGGGCGTCCGGGTGCTCGTGGACACGATCCGGGACTGCTACGCGGTCCTCGGTGCCCTGCATGCACGTTGGAACCCGCTGCCCGGGCGGTTCAAGGACTACATCGCGATGCCGAAGTACAACATGTACCAGTCGCTGCACACCACGGTGCTCGGCCCGGCCGGCAAGCCGGTGGAGATCCAGATCCGCACCCATGAGATGCATCGCCGCGCAGAGTACGGCGTCGCCGCGCACTGGAAGTACAAGCAGGACTTCTCGGCCACCGCCCCAGCCTCGGCGGTGGACCAGCCGACCGGCGGGTCTCTCGCGGGCACCGCGACCCAGCAGTCCCAGGCCACCGAGGACATCGGCTGGCTGCGGTCCCTGGTGGACTGGCAGTCGGAGACCAAGGACCCGGATGAGTTCCTGGACTCGCTGCGTTTCGAGATCAACGCCAAGGAAGTCTTCGTCTACACCCCCAAGGGTGAGGTCATGGCGCTTCCGGCCGGTTCCACCCCGGTGGACTTCGCCTACGCGATCCATACCGACGTCGGGCACAAGACCATCGGTGCCCGGGTGAACGGGAAGCTGGTGCCGCTGAACTCCGAGCTGCAGCACGGGGACTGGGTGGAGATCTTCACCTCCAAGTCCGAGACCGCTGGTCCCAGCAACGACTGGCTGCAGTTCGTGAAGAGCCCGCGAGCCCGGAACAAGATCCGTCACTGGTTCTCCAAGGAGCGCCGTGAGGAGTCCATCGAGCGCGGCAAGGAGAGCCTGACCAAGGCGATCCGGAAGTCTCAGCTGCCGCTGCAGAAGGTGATGAACCCCGAGGTGCTGGACACCGTCGCCAAGCAGCTGCACTACACCGAGGTCGCCGGGCTCTACGCCGGGGTGGGGGAGGAGCATGTCTCCACCCAGAACGTCATCGAACACCTCACCGCACTCTTCGAGCCCGAGGAGGAAGAGTCTGAGGAGCACGACACCACTCCGATCACCTCTCCTGGGACCCCCGCGAACCAGTATTCCGACGCCGGTGTCATCGTCCGGGGTGCGGGCAACGTTCTGGTCAAGCTGGCCCGCTGCTGCACACCGGTGCCACCGGATGAGATCGAGGGATTCGTGACCCGCGGTCAGGGCGTCTCGGTGCACCGCGCGGACTGCCGCAATGTCCAGCAGCTGCGCGAGCAGCCCGGGCGCCTGGTCGAGGTCGAGTGGGCCCCGACAAAGTCCTCGGTGTTCCTGGTCGAGATCCAGGTGGAGGCCCTGGACAGGAAGTCGCTGCTCTCCGACGTGACCCGGATCCTGGCAGAGTCCCAGGTCAACATCCTTTCAGCCAGTGTGCAGACCTCACGGGACCGGGTGGCGATCTCTCGCTTCTCCTTCGAGATGGGGGACCCGCGCTACCTGAACCACGTGCTGAACTCGGTGCGCCGGATCGACGGGGTCTACGACGTCTACCGCACAGTGGGCAAGCGCCGCGAACACTGA
- the secF gene encoding protein translocase subunit SecF, whose translation MAAGFAKTGNQLYTGERSYPFIQRSNLWFLLAGILVLASIAVPFFRGGFNLGIEFTGGSEFTVSQTQDTDIAIGEDAVSEISGQEAVVTNVAPNTVRVQTAELSDTETLEVADALQQGYGVSAEQVSSTFIGPVWGEQISQQMTLGLVIFVVLVALYMAFYFRTWTMSLAAMLGLGFVVITTVGIYALTGFEVTPSAIIGFLTILSYALYDTMVVFDKIRENLEPLHAQKDQTFTERVNLAVNQTLVRSLNTSVVGILPVGSILFIGSLLLGAGTLRDISLSLFVGIIVGTLATIFVQAPLYARMRRNDKDIKAHTEEVLRLRETRGVYAVTYSGTALDESGRPVAFPPLPEPEPEEEPEDEDDYQVIIQARHEH comes from the coding sequence ATGGCTGCAGGATTCGCCAAGACCGGCAACCAGCTCTACACCGGTGAACGGTCCTACCCGTTCATCCAGCGCTCGAACCTCTGGTTCCTGCTCGCCGGGATCCTGGTGCTCGCCTCCATCGCGGTGCCGTTCTTCCGGGGCGGCTTCAACCTGGGAATCGAGTTCACCGGCGGATCGGAGTTCACGGTCTCACAGACCCAGGACACCGACATCGCCATCGGTGAGGACGCCGTCTCCGAGATCTCCGGCCAGGAGGCGGTTGTGACCAACGTCGCGCCGAACACGGTGCGGGTGCAGACCGCTGAGCTCAGCGACACCGAGACCCTGGAGGTCGCTGACGCGCTGCAGCAGGGCTACGGGGTCTCCGCGGAGCAGGTCAGCTCCACCTTCATCGGCCCGGTCTGGGGCGAGCAGATCTCGCAGCAGATGACGCTGGGCCTGGTGATCTTCGTGGTGCTCGTGGCGCTGTACATGGCGTTCTACTTCCGCACCTGGACCATGTCGCTCGCGGCGATGCTGGGACTGGGGTTCGTGGTGATCACCACGGTGGGCATCTACGCGCTCACCGGATTCGAGGTCACCCCCAGCGCGATCATCGGCTTCCTGACGATCCTCTCCTACGCTCTCTACGACACCATGGTGGTCTTCGACAAGATCCGAGAGAACCTGGAGCCGCTGCACGCGCAGAAGGACCAGACGTTCACCGAACGGGTGAACCTGGCGGTGAACCAGACCCTGGTGCGTTCCCTGAACACCTCCGTGGTCGGCATCCTGCCGGTGGGATCGATCCTTTTCATCGGCTCGCTGCTGCTCGGCGCCGGGACCCTGCGTGACATCTCGCTCTCGCTCTTCGTCGGCATCATCGTGGGCACCCTCGCCACGATCTTCGTCCAGGCTCCGCTCTACGCCCGGATGCGGCGCAACGACAAGGACATCAAGGCCCACACCGAAGAGGTGCTCAGGCTGCGCGAGACCCGAGGGGTATACGCGGTCACCTACTCCGGCACCGCGCTGGATGAGTCCGGGCGTCCCGTGGCGTTCCCGCCGCTTCCGGAGCCGGAGCCCGAGGAGGAGCCGGAGGACGAGGACGACTACCAGGTCATCATTCAGGCTCGGCACGAGCACTGA
- the secD gene encoding protein translocase subunit SecD, whose amino-acid sequence MAPRTPVASARGALIGLLVLLLGMGGLLAYAVQDGRAQWAPLLALDLEGGTQMVLSPQVEGGEEIDAEQLEQAVEIIRQRVDGSGVTESEIATQGAENVVVGMPGVPDEETRELIQASANMEFRPVIQVDQDLDFLQQSLLENEDLTEEEAEALEEELSAAQEEDEEPAAQPEDFEEPTAEPENGSDPNWITPEVAAEFANFSCSTEISLEERAAAADDEPLSACDPTTGTKYLLGPVEVPGTNIADSSFGMEQSQSGQSTGRWAVTINFDAEGTESFRDTTTRLVNLEAPRNQFAIMLDGQVISAPTTQAAIVDGRPQITGDFTEDEARGLSEQLRYGSLPISFEIESEQQISATLGEEQLRLGLLAGIIGLVLVAGYALFQYRALGLVTIASLVVAGVMTWWAIALLGWSDGYRLSLAGIAGLIVSIGLTADSFIVYFERVKDELREGRSLPGAVEAGWARARRTILASKAVNIIASVVLYLVAVGNVRGFAFTLGLTAIIDIILVFLFTHPLMQLIARRKFFAAGKPFSGLSEKELGVDVLYRGRGRFARSSVVATGPAGPMTPRDSTADPGGEGPPSSPLPRSAGTPDDAREARVEELPEISELEWSQMTIAERRRARAAAARQRSAESTGDGSAVDTEVSDERVTSRETEEDR is encoded by the coding sequence ATGGCTCCACGCACCCCCGTCGCGAGTGCCCGCGGCGCCCTGATCGGTCTGCTCGTGCTGTTGCTCGGCATGGGCGGACTCCTTGCCTACGCGGTCCAGGACGGCCGTGCCCAGTGGGCGCCGCTGCTCGCCCTGGACCTTGAAGGCGGCACCCAGATGGTCCTCTCGCCCCAGGTGGAGGGCGGTGAAGAGATCGACGCCGAGCAGCTCGAACAGGCCGTGGAGATCATCCGGCAGCGCGTGGACGGCTCCGGCGTCACTGAATCCGAGATCGCCACCCAGGGTGCTGAGAACGTGGTTGTGGGCATGCCCGGCGTGCCCGACGAGGAGACCCGGGAGCTGATCCAGGCCTCCGCGAACATGGAGTTCCGGCCGGTGATCCAGGTCGATCAGGATCTGGACTTCCTGCAGCAGTCGCTGCTTGAGAACGAGGACCTCACCGAGGAGGAAGCCGAGGCGCTCGAAGAGGAGCTCTCGGCAGCCCAGGAGGAGGACGAGGAGCCCGCCGCGCAGCCGGAGGACTTCGAGGAGCCCACAGCGGAGCCGGAGAACGGCTCCGACCCGAACTGGATCACCCCAGAGGTCGCCGCCGAGTTCGCGAACTTCAGCTGCAGCACCGAGATCAGCCTCGAAGAGCGCGCCGCAGCGGCCGACGACGAGCCGCTGAGCGCATGTGATCCCACCACCGGCACGAAGTACCTGCTGGGACCGGTGGAGGTCCCCGGGACCAACATCGCCGATTCCAGCTTCGGCATGGAGCAGTCTCAGAGCGGACAGTCCACCGGGCGCTGGGCGGTGACCATCAACTTCGACGCCGAGGGCACCGAGTCCTTCCGCGACACCACCACCCGCCTGGTCAACCTGGAAGCTCCGCGGAACCAGTTCGCCATCATGCTCGACGGCCAGGTCATCTCGGCCCCGACCACCCAGGCGGCGATCGTGGACGGACGCCCGCAGATCACCGGTGACTTCACCGAGGACGAGGCGCGCGGGCTCTCCGAGCAGCTGCGCTACGGCTCGCTGCCGATCAGCTTCGAGATCGAGTCCGAACAGCAGATCTCTGCCACCCTCGGCGAGGAGCAGCTCCGGCTGGGTCTGCTCGCCGGCATCATCGGGCTGGTGCTGGTCGCGGGCTATGCATTGTTCCAATACCGGGCGCTGGGTCTGGTGACCATCGCCTCCCTGGTGGTTGCCGGCGTGATGACCTGGTGGGCGATCGCGCTGCTGGGCTGGAGCGACGGCTACAGGCTCTCGCTCGCCGGCATCGCAGGCCTGATCGTCTCGATCGGTCTGACCGCTGACTCCTTCATCGTGTACTTCGAGCGCGTCAAGGACGAGCTGCGCGAAGGCCGGTCGCTTCCGGGTGCGGTGGAAGCGGGCTGGGCCCGCGCCCGACGCACCATCCTCGCCTCGAAGGCCGTGAACATCATCGCCTCCGTGGTGCTCTACCTGGTCGCCGTGGGCAACGTTCGCGGCTTCGCGTTCACCCTGGGACTGACCGCGATCATCGACATCATCCTGGTCTTCCTCTTCACCCACCCGCTGATGCAGCTGATCGCCCGAAGGAAGTTCTTCGCCGCAGGCAAACCGTTCTCGGGGCTCTCTGAGAAGGAGCTGGGCGTGGACGTGCTCTACCGCGGACGCGGACGCTTCGCGCGCAGCAGCGTGGTCGCGACAGGTCCGGCGGGTCCGATGACCCCCCGCGACTCCACCGCCGACCCAGGCGGGGAGGGGCCCCCGAGCAGTCCGCTGCCTCGCTCGGCCGGCACCCCCGATGACGCTCGGGAGGCCCGGGTCGAGGAACTTCCTGAGATCTCGGAGCTGGAATGGAGCCAGATGACCATCGCCGAACGACGCCGCGCCCGCGCCGCCGCCGCGCGGCAGCGAAGCGCCGAATCAACCGGTGACGGCTCAGCGGTCGACACCGAGGTATCGGATGAGCGCGTGACATCGCGAGAGACCGAGGAGGACCGCTGA
- a CDS encoding preprotein translocase subunit YajC gives MNASPYYAQLLATAGGGGPALDPFLLIMIAILVIFMVLTFRRGKKMRDEQTKARGGAVVGAQVVTAGGIVGTVVTRDEEAQRVTLEFSSGDRVDFLIGAIQQVVEPAATPED, from the coding sequence GTGAACGCTTCGCCCTATTACGCTCAGCTCCTCGCCACCGCAGGAGGGGGCGGACCCGCGCTGGACCCGTTCCTGCTGATCATGATCGCCATCCTGGTGATCTTCATGGTGCTCACCTTCCGCCGCGGGAAGAAGATGCGTGACGAGCAGACCAAGGCTCGCGGAGGCGCCGTGGTGGGCGCCCAGGTGGTCACCGCCGGCGGGATAGTCGGGACTGTGGTGACCCGTGACGAGGAGGCCCAGCGGGTGACTCTGGAGTTCAGCTCCGGGGACCGGGTGGACTTCCTCATCGGCGCCATCCAGCAGGTGGTCGAACCCGCCGCGACACCAGAGGACTGA
- the ruvB gene encoding Holliday junction branch migration DNA helicase RuvB, which yields MTEERAMEAALRPKALSDFVGQQTVRRQLSLVLESSRIRGTASDHVLLSGPPGLGKTTLAMIIAAEMNAPLRISSGPAIQHAGDLAAILSSLTEGEVLFVDEIHRMSRPAEELLYMAMEDFRVDVIVGKGAGATSIPLELPPFTLVGATTRAGLLPGPLRDRFGFTGQLEFYSTEELELVLRRSSAMLEMNVASEGFAEIAGRSRGTPRIANRLLRRVRDWALVHRVDQVDRATAAEALEMYEVDERGLDRLDRSVLEALCLRFKGGPVGLSTLAVLVGEETETVETVAEPYLVREGLLARTPRGRVATDQAWRHLGLTPPDRHPDSLSG from the coding sequence ATGACCGAGGAGCGTGCCATGGAGGCGGCGCTGCGCCCTAAGGCGCTGAGCGACTTCGTGGGACAGCAGACGGTGCGCCGCCAGCTCTCACTGGTGCTCGAGTCCTCCAGGATCCGCGGCACCGCTTCGGACCACGTGCTGCTCTCCGGGCCTCCCGGGCTGGGCAAGACCACCCTGGCGATGATCATCGCCGCGGAGATGAACGCCCCGTTGCGGATCAGCTCCGGTCCCGCGATCCAGCACGCCGGGGACCTGGCCGCGATCCTGTCCTCGCTGACCGAGGGCGAGGTGCTCTTCGTCGATGAGATCCACCGGATGTCCCGGCCCGCGGAGGAGCTGCTCTACATGGCGATGGAGGACTTCCGGGTGGATGTGATCGTCGGCAAGGGCGCCGGCGCCACGTCGATCCCGCTTGAGCTGCCGCCCTTCACCCTGGTGGGAGCCACCACGCGGGCAGGCCTGCTGCCGGGGCCGCTGCGGGACCGGTTCGGCTTCACCGGACAGCTCGAGTTCTACAGCACCGAGGAGCTCGAGCTGGTGCTGCGCCGTTCCTCGGCGATGTTGGAGATGAATGTCGCCTCGGAAGGATTCGCCGAGATCGCCGGGCGCTCCCGAGGCACTCCGCGGATCGCGAACCGACTGCTGCGCCGGGTGCGTGACTGGGCGCTGGTGCACCGCGTGGACCAGGTGGACCGGGCGACGGCGGCCGAAGCCCTGGAGATGTACGAGGTCGACGAGCGTGGCCTGGACCGTCTGGACCGGTCCGTGCTGGAGGCGCTGTGCCTGAGGTTCAAGGGCGGACCGGTGGGCCTTTCCACCCTGGCCGTCCTGGTCGGAGAAGAGACCGAGACCGTGGAGACCGTGGCCGAGCCCTACCTGGTGCGAGAGGGGCTGCTGGCCAGGACACCGCGTGGGCGCGTCGCCACTGACCAGGCCTGGCGGCACCTGGGGCTGACCCCGCCGGACCGGCATCCTGATAGTCTGTCGGGTTGA
- the ruvA gene encoding Holliday junction branch migration protein RuvA — translation MISSIRGDVLHVGTDHAVVEVSGFGLHVSATPKTLGELQRGTETRLHTSFVPRQDDAPLLFGFSELSERVIFTTLVSISGIGPRMALAVLAVHTPHEVHQAIAESDTAAFTKVPGIGKKTAQRILLELAGKLVIDQPAAPAAVVPAEPEVAVQVREALISLGWIEKDARLAVDRLLSAEPDLAQADVSTVLRQALRSLGGAR, via the coding sequence ATGATCTCTTCCATCCGTGGCGACGTGCTCCATGTCGGCACCGATCACGCGGTGGTCGAGGTCTCCGGCTTCGGCCTGCACGTCTCCGCCACTCCGAAGACCCTGGGGGAGCTGCAGCGCGGGACCGAGACCCGGCTGCATACCAGCTTCGTCCCCCGCCAGGACGACGCGCCGCTGCTCTTCGGCTTCTCCGAGCTCTCCGAGCGGGTCATCTTCACCACCCTGGTCTCGATCTCCGGCATCGGCCCGCGGATGGCGCTGGCGGTATTGGCGGTGCACACCCCGCACGAGGTCCACCAGGCCATCGCGGAATCCGACACCGCGGCCTTCACCAAGGTCCCCGGCATCGGGAAGAAGACCGCCCAGCGGATCCTGCTCGAACTCGCCGGGAAACTGGTCATCGACCAGCCGGCCGCGCCCGCCGCCGTCGTCCCCGCCGAACCGGAGGTGGCCGTGCAGGTGCGTGAGGCGCTGATCTCCCTGGGCTGGATCGAGAAGGACGCCCGCCTCGCCGTGGACCGGCTGCTCAGCGCAGAACCCGATCTGGCCCAGGCCGACGTCTCCACCGTCCTGCGGCAGGCGCTGCGCAGCCTCGGGGGCGCCAGGTGA
- the ruvC gene encoding crossover junction endodeoxyribonuclease RuvC, whose translation MASSPHPGRGSSSPAGFVSGTAGTSRTAQRILGVDPGLTRCGFAVVEMNLNRTGESLHVEVTGTKAAQDLAERILAIQRAAEVLLDRFAPDVLAIERVFAQNNAPTVVATAQASGVIIAAAAARGIPVAWHTPSEVKAAVTDDGNADKQAVARMVQRILKLPGLPTPVDATDAYAVAICHGWRSGIGARFNMSGSTQTHQGAMTALQRAQQAAGSTPVGSTSASASASVRSAGANQAGSKPRSPRGTPSGASLTPAQRAWMEAAKRAR comes from the coding sequence ATGGCGTCCAGCCCCCACCCGGGGCGTGGCAGCAGCAGCCCGGCAGGATTCGTCTCCGGGACCGCAGGGACCTCGCGGACCGCGCAGCGGATCCTCGGGGTGGATCCCGGGCTGACCCGCTGCGGCTTCGCGGTGGTGGAGATGAACCTGAATCGCACCGGGGAGTCGCTGCATGTCGAGGTCACCGGCACCAAGGCCGCCCAGGATCTCGCGGAGCGGATCCTGGCGATCCAGCGCGCCGCCGAGGTGCTCCTGGATCGATTCGCCCCCGACGTCCTGGCCATCGAGCGAGTCTTCGCGCAGAACAACGCGCCCACCGTGGTGGCCACTGCGCAGGCCTCCGGGGTGATCATCGCGGCGGCCGCCGCCCGCGGCATCCCGGTGGCCTGGCACACCCCGTCCGAGGTCAAGGCCGCCGTGACCGATGACGGCAACGCCGATAAGCAGGCCGTGGCCCGGATGGTGCAGCGGATCCTGAAGCTTCCCGGTCTGCCCACCCCGGTGGATGCCACCGATGCCTACGCGGTGGCCATCTGCCACGGCTGGCGCTCCGGAATCGGTGCGCGGTTCAACATGTCCGGGTCCACACAGACCCACCAGGGCGCCATGACCGCGCTGCAGCGCGCCCAGCAGGCGGCCGGCTCCACGCCAGTCGGCTCGACCTCGGCCAGCGCCTCGGCCAGCGTGAGGTCGGCGGGCGCGAACCAGGCCGGTTCGAAGCCGCGGTCCCCTCGCGGGACCCCGTCTGGGGCCTCGCTGACCCCCGCCCAGCGTGCCTGGATGGAAGCGGCGAAGCGGGCACGCTAG
- a CDS encoding YebC/PmpR family DNA-binding transcriptional regulator gives MAGHSKWANTKHRKAAVDAKRAKLNGRYIKQIEVAARNGGPDLAGNPGLELAVSKAKKNSVPNDNIDRAIKRGAGLSGDSVEYEEITYEVRGPQGSALLVECLTDNRNRAASEVRIAVTRSGGTVADPGSVAYMFQRKAVVQLPKAELSEDDVLAAVLEAGVEDVIEHDSSFEVRAEPQDLHAVLKGLEEAGLSWDSDEVEFVSDVTVDLDVDAAKKFFKLHDALEDLDDVQNVHTNADLSAETLAALEAED, from the coding sequence ATGGCCGGCCATTCCAAATGGGCCAACACCAAGCACCGCAAGGCTGCTGTTGATGCCAAGCGTGCCAAGCTCAACGGGCGCTATATCAAGCAGATCGAGGTGGCGGCGCGCAACGGCGGCCCCGACCTCGCCGGCAACCCCGGTCTTGAGCTCGCCGTCTCCAAGGCGAAGAAGAACTCGGTCCCCAACGACAACATCGACCGCGCGATCAAGCGCGGCGCCGGCCTCTCCGGGGACAGCGTGGAGTACGAGGAGATCACCTACGAGGTGCGCGGCCCGCAGGGCTCGGCGCTGCTCGTGGAGTGCCTGACGGATAACCGCAACCGGGCGGCCTCAGAGGTGCGCATCGCGGTCACCCGCTCCGGCGGCACCGTCGCGGACCCCGGCTCGGTGGCGTACATGTTCCAGCGCAAGGCCGTGGTGCAGCTGCCCAAGGCTGAGCTGAGCGAGGATGACGTCCTGGCCGCGGTCCTTGAGGCCGGGGTTGAGGACGTCATCGAGCACGACTCCAGCTTCGAGGTGCGCGCCGAGCCGCAGGACCTGCACGCGGTGCTCAAGGGCCTCGAGGAGGCCGGGCTCAGCTGGGACAGCGATGAGGTCGAGTTCGTCTCCGACGTCACGGTGGACCTCGACGTCGACGCCGCCAAGAAGTTCTTCAAGCTCCACGACGCCCTGGAAGACCTCGACGACGTGCAGAATGTGCACACCAACGCCGACCTCAGTGCTGAGACGCTGGCGGCGCTCGAGGCCGAGGACTGA